The Phycisphaeraceae bacterium genome has a window encoding:
- a CDS encoding PH domain-containing protein: protein MSSAADASGHPAAPDRRPRRLHPLSLFFRFASHVRNLLIPGLIVLFLARERGGWEVWLMAMFIPSILFELFTYFTLRYRFAQGEIVINRGLLFRSERHIPFARIQNIDLTQNLFHRLFRLAEVRLDTGGGNEPEAVLKVITLGAVDEIRQRVFAGRDQRAGAIRNEAGVGSVPISPGDETTLAAADGTVVLHRLPPVELLKLGVVANRGIALVAVAVGAAWEYDLFERIRFRQHVENYLRTLDWAGGLLIGAGVVVSAALALTLLSVVWSLLRFWGYTLERRGDDLRVQCGLFTRRAATVPRRRVQFVSVQEGLLHRLFRRVSIRIETAGGGKDEDDTVSGRWFVPLVPRDDAPRVLREIHPAFDVLQPAEWRPVHPRGRRRLLFSHIVGWLIVATFFSLVFRPWGLASVPLLTGFAVWVALREYRFMRYALSDGSVLFRSGAVRRKWSATIIEKIQAVTLRESPFDRRHGHVSLAVDTAGAGPADHRIQVPYLDAETGHALRREIAARTGRSAFRW from the coding sequence GTGTCATCCGCCGCCGATGCATCAGGCCATCCCGCCGCTCCCGACCGTCGCCCGAGGCGGCTGCACCCGCTGTCGCTGTTCTTCCGCTTCGCCTCCCACGTCCGCAACCTGCTGATCCCGGGGCTGATCGTCCTCTTTCTCGCCCGCGAGCGCGGCGGGTGGGAAGTGTGGCTGATGGCCATGTTCATCCCCAGCATTCTGTTCGAGCTCTTCACCTACTTCACGCTGCGATACCGCTTCGCCCAAGGCGAGATCGTCATCAACCGCGGGCTGCTCTTCCGCTCCGAGCGGCACATTCCCTTCGCGCGCATCCAGAACATCGACCTCACGCAGAACCTCTTCCACCGGCTCTTCCGTCTGGCCGAAGTGCGGCTGGACACGGGAGGCGGCAACGAGCCGGAGGCGGTGCTCAAGGTCATCACGCTGGGCGCGGTGGATGAGATTCGACAGCGCGTCTTCGCCGGACGCGACCAGCGGGCAGGGGCGATTCGAAACGAGGCGGGGGTTGGCTCCGTACCGATCTCGCCGGGCGATGAGACCACCCTTGCCGCCGCCGACGGGACAGTCGTCCTTCACCGACTGCCGCCCGTCGAACTGCTCAAGCTGGGCGTGGTCGCCAACCGGGGCATCGCACTGGTGGCGGTGGCGGTTGGCGCGGCGTGGGAGTACGACCTGTTCGAACGCATCCGCTTCCGTCAGCACGTGGAGAACTACCTGCGCACGCTCGACTGGGCGGGCGGGCTGCTCATCGGGGCGGGCGTGGTGGTGTCCGCGGCGCTGGCGCTTACGCTGCTCTCCGTCGTCTGGTCGCTCCTGCGCTTCTGGGGATACACGCTGGAGCGGCGCGGCGACGACCTGCGCGTGCAGTGCGGATTGTTCACCAGGCGGGCCGCCACCGTGCCCAGGCGGCGCGTGCAGTTCGTCTCCGTGCAGGAGGGGCTGCTCCACCGTCTCTTTCGGCGCGTGTCGATCCGCATCGAGACGGCGGGGGGCGGCAAGGATGAGGACGACACCGTCTCGGGCCGCTGGTTCGTGCCCCTCGTGCCGCGCGACGACGCCCCGCGCGTGCTGCGCGAGATTCACCCGGCCTTCGACGTACTCCAGCCGGCGGAATGGCGACCCGTTCATCCCCGCGGGCGTCGAAGACTGCTCTTCTCGCACATCGTCGGCTGGCTGATCGTGGCGACGTTCTTTTCGCTCGTCTTCCGCCCCTGGGGGCTGGCGTCGGTTCCGCTGCTGACGGGGTTCGCGGTGTGGGTGGCCCTGCGGGAGTATCGCTTCATGCGTTACGCCCTGAGTGACGGCAGCGTGCTCTTTCGCAGCGGAGCGGTGAGGCGGAAGTGGAGCGCCACCATCATCGAGAAGATTCAGGCCGTCACCCTGCGCGAGTCGCCCTTCGACCGGCGTCACGGCCACGTGTCGCTCGCCGTGGACACCGCCGGAGCGGGACCGGCGGATCATCGCATCCAGGTGCCCTACCTTGACGCGGAAACCGGCCACGCCCTGCGGCGCGAGATCGCTGCTCGCACGGGCCGTTCGGCATTCCGGTGGTGA
- a CDS encoding TlpA family protein disulfide reductase — translation MATASTILKIMAIPAVLAGYVVVAGSTGFCPACTAVLSAVTGGSTGAAAHSDQPIRGDEMSIRGMTARTLDGRAVDLGEYLDGTTPVILDFWATWCPPCRDQRKTFADMADELAGRAVVLSLSVDDTDDKVRDFITRERRSGMSDGHGIDLMASLETANAFNIRAIPTLIYADGRGVIRFIRTGAQSASSVRRDLHMVASGP, via the coding sequence ATGGCGACCGCCTCAACGATTCTCAAGATCATGGCCATTCCCGCGGTCCTGGCCGGATACGTCGTCGTGGCGGGCTCGACCGGGTTCTGCCCCGCCTGCACCGCGGTGCTGAGCGCCGTGACGGGCGGTTCCACCGGCGCGGCGGCCCACTCGGATCAACCGATCCGCGGCGATGAGATGTCCATCCGTGGGATGACCGCTCGCACCCTGGACGGACGCGCCGTGGACCTGGGCGAGTACCTTGATGGAACGACGCCCGTCATCCTGGATTTCTGGGCCACCTGGTGCCCGCCCTGCCGCGACCAGCGGAAGACCTTCGCCGACATGGCGGATGAACTGGCCGGACGGGCCGTGGTTCTTTCGCTCTCGGTGGACGACACGGACGACAAGGTGCGCGATTTCATCACGCGGGAGCGGCGCAGCGGCATGTCGGACGGTCATGGCATCGACCTGATGGCCTCGCTCGAAACCGCCAACGCATTCAACATTCGCGCCATTCCCACGCTCATCTATGCCGATGGGCGCGGGGTGATCCGCTTCATCCGCACCGGGGCGCAGTCCGCCTCGAGCGTGCGCCGCGACCTGCACATGGTCGCCTCCGGGCCGTGA
- a CDS encoding HAD-IC family P-type ATPase: MPVPEVASALGVTLTRGLSADEVRQRLERHGRNVITPRRGRGALMRFLSQFHSPLVYILVVAVVVTAGLGEWVDSAVILAVVLVNAVVGFVQESRAVHAIEALARTLSAEATVLRDGERRRLDASLLVPGDVVILAAGDRVPADLRVVDERDVHVDESALTGESMAVSKRFDPLPESTPLADRRNMAYASTLVTRGHAVGVVIATGDDTEVGRISGLIASVESIDTPLTRKLAQFSGVLLWLIIAVAAAMFGVGVARGMDVSDTFMAAVAMAIGAIPEGLPAAMTIMLAVGVSRMASRRAIIRKLPAVEALGSTTVICSDKTGTLTENQMTVQHVWAGGRGFEVTGTGYDPAGEIREGAAAADPAAHPALLECLRAGLLCNDASLLRADGRWTIQGDPTEAALIVAAHKAGMTQTTIEAASPRIDVIPFESEHQYMATLHAAPEASSVREGADGEASAPGTGGSAGRLICVKGSVERVLGMSVDMLDHEGRRAPLNAPVILAEAERLSRRGLRVLAFARGAAPPGASSLSREQAERGLTFLGLQGMLDPPRPEAIDAVATCRDAGITVKMITGDHAGTAAAIARMIDLGPGRGASASAGHGRASGADGSPAGVTEPAPQVVTGATMEQTPDADLPDLAERTHVFARMTPEQKLRLVKALQSRGHVVAMTGDGVNDAPALRQADIGVAMGLGGTEVAKEAADMVLADDNFASIEAAVEEGRTVFDNLTKFIVWTLPTNGAEAMIILAAVVAGQQLPILPVQALYINMTTAVLLGLPLAFEPREADVMARPPRDPRQPIFTFELFMRTGLMSLLLTIAGYGLFEWAQWRGLSDAQARTIAVSVVVFGEAFYLFNCRSLVRSVSSVGWFTNPLAWAGVAAMTLLQAGVAHVPVANRLFQTAPLDLASWGAVIGASWFVALIVSFEKWMRRRAARRG; the protein is encoded by the coding sequence ATGCCCGTTCCGGAGGTGGCCTCGGCGCTGGGCGTCACGCTGACGCGCGGCCTGAGCGCCGACGAGGTCCGTCAGCGACTGGAGCGACATGGCCGCAACGTCATCACGCCGCGGCGCGGGCGCGGCGCGCTGATGCGATTCCTGTCGCAGTTTCACTCTCCGCTGGTCTACATCCTGGTGGTCGCCGTGGTGGTCACGGCCGGGTTGGGCGAGTGGGTGGACAGCGCGGTGATTCTGGCCGTGGTGCTGGTGAACGCGGTGGTGGGTTTCGTGCAGGAGTCGCGCGCGGTTCACGCCATCGAGGCGCTGGCCCGCACCCTGAGCGCCGAGGCCACGGTGCTGCGAGACGGGGAGCGCCGTCGCCTCGACGCCTCGCTGCTCGTGCCGGGCGACGTGGTGATCCTCGCCGCGGGCGACCGCGTGCCGGCGGACCTGCGCGTGGTGGACGAGCGCGACGTCCACGTGGATGAATCGGCGCTGACGGGCGAATCGATGGCGGTGTCCAAGCGTTTCGACCCGCTGCCCGAGTCCACGCCGCTGGCGGATCGGCGCAATATGGCCTACGCCTCGACGCTGGTGACGCGCGGCCATGCCGTAGGCGTGGTGATCGCCACGGGCGACGACACCGAAGTGGGGCGCATCAGCGGACTGATCGCCTCGGTCGAGAGCATCGACACGCCTCTCACCCGCAAACTGGCGCAGTTCAGCGGTGTGCTGCTGTGGCTGATCATCGCGGTGGCGGCGGCGATGTTCGGCGTGGGGGTGGCGCGGGGCATGGATGTGTCCGACACCTTCATGGCGGCGGTGGCGATGGCGATTGGCGCGATTCCCGAGGGCCTCCCCGCCGCCATGACCATCATGCTGGCGGTGGGAGTGTCGCGCATGGCGTCGCGCCGGGCCATCATCCGCAAACTCCCGGCGGTCGAGGCGCTGGGCAGCACCACGGTCATCTGCTCCGACAAGACCGGAACGCTCACCGAGAACCAGATGACCGTCCAGCACGTCTGGGCCGGGGGGCGGGGCTTCGAGGTGACAGGAACGGGGTACGACCCCGCCGGCGAAATCCGCGAAGGCGCCGCGGCCGCGGACCCCGCCGCGCATCCCGCCCTGCTGGAGTGCCTGCGGGCGGGGCTGCTGTGCAACGACGCCTCGCTGCTCCGCGCCGACGGGCGATGGACGATCCAGGGCGATCCCACCGAAGCCGCGCTGATCGTGGCGGCGCACAAGGCGGGAATGACGCAGACGACCATTGAAGCGGCTTCTCCACGGATCGACGTGATTCCATTCGAATCGGAGCATCAGTACATGGCCACGCTGCACGCGGCGCCCGAGGCGAGCAGCGTCCGTGAGGGAGCGGACGGGGAAGCGAGCGCTCCGGGGACAGGAGGGTCCGCCGGGCGGCTGATCTGCGTCAAGGGCTCGGTGGAGCGCGTGCTGGGCATGTCCGTGGACATGCTTGACCATGAGGGACGCCGCGCCCCGCTGAATGCTCCGGTCATACTGGCCGAGGCGGAGCGACTCTCCCGGCGAGGGCTGCGCGTGCTGGCGTTCGCGCGCGGCGCGGCGCCGCCCGGGGCTTCGTCGCTCTCGCGCGAGCAGGCGGAGCGTGGGCTGACGTTCCTGGGGCTTCAGGGGATGCTCGACCCGCCCCGTCCGGAGGCGATCGACGCCGTGGCCACGTGCCGCGACGCGGGCATCACGGTGAAGATGATCACGGGCGACCACGCCGGTACGGCGGCGGCGATCGCTCGGATGATCGACCTGGGCCCCGGCCGCGGAGCATCCGCTTCCGCTGGGCACGGACGGGCGAGTGGTGCGGATGGCTCGCCCGCTGGTGTGACCGAGCCCGCGCCGCAGGTGGTCACGGGCGCAACGATGGAGCAGACGCCCGACGCCGATCTGCCGGACCTGGCGGAGCGAACCCATGTCTTCGCCCGCATGACGCCCGAGCAGAAGCTGCGTCTGGTGAAGGCCCTGCAATCCCGCGGGCACGTGGTGGCGATGACGGGCGACGGGGTCAACGACGCGCCCGCGCTCAGGCAGGCCGACATCGGCGTGGCGATGGGACTGGGGGGCACCGAGGTCGCCAAGGAGGCCGCCGACATGGTGCTGGCGGATGACAACTTCGCCTCGATCGAGGCGGCGGTGGAGGAAGGCCGCACCGTCTTCGACAACCTGACCAAGTTCATCGTCTGGACCCTGCCGACCAACGGGGCGGAGGCGATGATCATCCTCGCCGCCGTGGTGGCGGGGCAGCAGCTGCCCATCCTGCCGGTGCAGGCGCTCTACATCAACATGACCACGGCGGTTCTGCTGGGTCTGCCGCTGGCCTTCGAGCCGCGCGAGGCGGACGTGATGGCGCGTCCGCCGCGCGATCCCCGGCAGCCCATCTTCACCTTCGAACTCTTCATGCGCACGGGGTTGATGTCGCTGCTGCTGACCATCGCCGGCTACGGGTTGTTCGAGTGGGCGCAGTGGCGCGGATTGAGCGATGCGCAGGCGCGCACCATCGCCGTTTCGGTGGTGGTGTTCGGCGAGGCGTTCTACCTGTTCAACTGCCGCTCACTGGTGCGATCGGTGTCATCGGTCGGCTGGTTCACCAATCCGCTGGCGTGGGCTGGCGTGGCGGCCATGACCCTGCTCCAGGCGGGCGTCGCGCACGTGCCGGTCGCCAACCGTCTCTTCCAGACGGCGCCGCTGGACCTGGCGTCGTGGGGCGCGGTCATCGGCGCGTCGTGGTTCGTCGCGCTGATCGTCTCGTTCGAGAAGTGGATGCGCCGACGCGCCGCGCGTCGCGGCTGA
- the panB gene encoding 3-methyl-2-oxobutanoate hydroxymethyltransferase codes for MTATPSRPSSVPEIVLGDAASRPLASPRFEPIRQPMTARSIARLVEKGEPFACLTCYDATTARWLQQAGIPVLLVGDTAAEMILGLPSTIHAPLDFLILITAAVKRGAPNCLVMADMPFMSYQTSDADGLRNAGRFMTEGLADAVKLEVDRSFTGLVSKMAHAGVPVVAHLGLRPQHVRREGGYRFAGRTASEARELIDAARAMEDAGSSMLLLEAMPAEVSEAIVSAVKIPVIGCGAGPACHGQIVVLQDLLGLTPRQPPFAPPLTDGGGHLMDAAAKWADRVKRRDLGEHPYRMDAGEMNGLKGVSEG; via the coding sequence ATGACCGCCACCCCGTCGCGACCCTCGTCGGTGCCCGAGATCGTACTGGGAGACGCCGCATCCCGCCCGCTCGCGTCGCCGCGGTTCGAGCCCATCCGCCAGCCGATGACGGCGCGGTCAATCGCCCGGCTTGTCGAAAAGGGCGAGCCCTTCGCCTGCCTCACATGCTACGACGCCACCACCGCCCGATGGCTGCAGCAGGCGGGGATTCCCGTCCTGCTGGTGGGCGACACGGCGGCGGAAATGATTCTCGGTCTGCCCAGCACCATCCATGCGCCGCTGGACTTCCTCATTCTCATCACCGCGGCGGTGAAGCGAGGCGCTCCCAACTGCCTTGTCATGGCGGACATGCCCTTCATGTCCTACCAGACCAGCGACGCCGACGGGCTTCGCAACGCCGGTCGCTTCATGACCGAGGGGTTGGCCGACGCGGTGAAACTCGAGGTGGACCGATCATTTACGGGGCTGGTCTCGAAGATGGCCCACGCCGGCGTGCCCGTGGTCGCCCACCTCGGACTGCGCCCCCAGCACGTGCGGCGGGAGGGCGGATACCGCTTCGCCGGCCGCACCGCGTCGGAGGCGCGGGAACTGATCGACGCCGCCCGGGCGATGGAGGACGCCGGATCATCCATGCTGCTGCTGGAGGCGATGCCGGCGGAGGTGTCCGAGGCGATCGTGAGCGCCGTGAAGATTCCCGTGATCGGATGCGGCGCCGGCCCGGCCTGTCACGGCCAGATCGTGGTGCTGCAGGATCTGCTGGGGCTGACCCCCCGCCAGCCCCCCTTCGCCCCCCCGCTGACGGATGGCGGCGGACACCTGATGGACGCCGCGGCGAAATGGGCCGACCGGGTGAAGCGGCGCGATCTGGGGGAGCATCCGTACCGTATGGATGCCGGTGAAATGAACGGGTTGAAGGGTGTTTCCGAAGGATGA
- a CDS encoding trypsin-like peptidase domain-containing protein produces MSSRNLGAYGPSVAVLVTVAAVLLAGPMAVRQLTYARTQASIIQASDRLRTDNVLEQINQAHRDIAAKVEPSVVYISTYRKDSESRLMLRTGPQVQLSSGSGWVFDEDGHIVTNAHVIEEAQRIQVQLHDGTLRDAEVVGTDLRTDIAVLRIAPGGLHPAERADSTTVRQGDRIFAFGSPFDFRFSMSQGIVSGIGRDAQLETLHYQNFIQVDAAINPGNSGGPLTNIYGQVIGMNTAIATGRRESTTSQGSFAGIGLAIPMTMIESVVPQLISKGEVSRGFIGVQLQPAISQPTLARGFQGEGVEILSVNEGGPAANAGLRPGDVILTVDGGRVATLAQLRSMVSSRSPGDTISLDVWRYEEEAKQGVRRTVGVTLAELRPEQMVQPALLRFLRTLGLVQLSTSTPERARQLNVPFRRGVIVEQILAGRPVDTVIDPGTIITHVFDEPVNNIDEFYARMERYFFSSPRGVVVRLVTPSGREDVINLRP; encoded by the coding sequence ATGTCATCGCGCAATCTGGGCGCGTACGGGCCGAGCGTGGCGGTGCTGGTGACGGTGGCGGCGGTGCTGCTGGCCGGACCGATGGCGGTTCGACAACTCACCTACGCCCGCACGCAGGCGTCGATCATCCAGGCCAGCGATCGGCTGCGCACGGACAACGTGCTGGAGCAGATCAATCAGGCCCACCGCGACATCGCGGCCAAGGTCGAGCCGTCGGTGGTCTACATCTCCACGTATCGAAAGGACTCGGAGTCGCGCCTCATGCTGCGCACCGGCCCGCAGGTGCAGCTTTCGTCCGGCTCCGGCTGGGTCTTCGATGAGGACGGGCACATCGTCACCAACGCCCACGTGATCGAGGAGGCCCAGCGCATCCAGGTGCAACTGCACGACGGCACGCTGCGCGACGCCGAGGTGGTGGGAACCGACCTGCGCACCGACATCGCCGTGCTGCGCATCGCGCCGGGCGGCCTGCACCCGGCGGAGCGAGCCGACTCGACCACCGTGCGCCAGGGCGACCGCATCTTCGCCTTCGGGTCGCCCTTCGACTTCCGCTTCTCGATGAGCCAGGGCATCGTCTCCGGCATCGGGCGGGACGCCCAGCTCGAGACGCTGCACTATCAGAACTTCATCCAGGTGGACGCCGCCATCAATCCCGGCAACTCGGGCGGACCGCTCACCAACATCTACGGGCAGGTGATCGGCATGAACACCGCCATCGCCACGGGGCGGCGGGAATCCACCACCAGCCAGGGCTCCTTTGCGGGCATCGGTCTGGCGATTCCCATGACCATGATCGAGTCCGTCGTGCCGCAGCTCATCAGCAAGGGCGAGGTGTCGCGCGGCTTCATCGGCGTGCAGCTGCAGCCCGCCATCTCGCAACCCACGCTGGCCCGGGGGTTCCAGGGCGAGGGGGTGGAGATTCTCAGCGTCAACGAGGGCGGACCGGCGGCGAACGCAGGGCTGCGGCCAGGCGACGTGATCCTCACCGTCGATGGCGGACGCGTGGCCACCCTGGCGCAGCTGCGGTCGATGGTCTCCTCCCGCTCCCCCGGCGACACCATCTCGCTGGACGTGTGGCGCTACGAGGAGGAGGCGAAGCAGGGCGTCCGACGCACCGTGGGTGTGACGCTGGCCGAACTGCGCCCCGAGCAGATGGTGCAGCCCGCGCTGCTGCGATTTCTGCGCACGCTGGGGCTGGTGCAGCTCTCCACCAGCACGCCCGAGCGGGCGCGGCAGCTCAACGTGCCCTTCCGCCGCGGCGTGATCGTGGAGCAGATCCTCGCGGGCCGCCCCGTGGACACCGTCATCGACCCAGGCACCATCATCACGCACGTCTTCGACGAGCCGGTCAACAACATCGACGAGTTCTACGCCCGCATGGAGCGGTACTTCTTCTCCTCACCGCGGGGCGTGGTGGTTCGGCTGGTGACCCCCAGCGGACGCGAGGACGTGATCAACCTGCGGCCGTGA
- a CDS encoding ABC transporter ATP-binding protein — protein MTTGAVPSRTESVGAPEQHAPGAEAPSPLLRVCNLRVHFPVRAGLLQRIAGWVKAVEDVTFDIAPGEALGLVGESGSGKTTVGRTVLGLVRATSGEVLFDGRRIVDGPAVRLSKADRRHAQIVFQDPGGSLNPRLRVKTIVGEPLEVHRLARRGERARRVAELLERVGLWSGAAERFPHEFSGGQKQRIAIARALALNPRLLVLDEPTSALDVSVQAQILNLLADLRRDLGLAYLFISHNLAVVDHLCDRIAVMRQGRIVEIGPREQVIDSPRHEYTRALLAAVPVPDPRRRMALA, from the coding sequence GTGACCACCGGCGCCGTGCCATCACGAACGGAATCGGTCGGCGCCCCTGAGCAGCATGCCCCCGGCGCGGAAGCCCCGTCGCCTCTCCTGCGCGTGTGCAACCTCCGCGTCCACTTCCCCGTGCGGGCCGGGCTGCTGCAGCGCATCGCCGGCTGGGTGAAGGCCGTCGAGGATGTGACCTTCGATATCGCGCCCGGCGAGGCGCTGGGGCTGGTGGGCGAGTCCGGCAGCGGCAAGACCACCGTGGGACGGACCGTGCTGGGGCTGGTCCGGGCCACATCCGGCGAAGTGCTCTTCGACGGGCGACGGATCGTGGATGGACCCGCAGTCCGCCTGAGCAAGGCCGACCGCCGCCACGCGCAGATCGTCTTCCAGGACCCCGGTGGCTCGCTCAACCCGCGCCTGCGCGTGAAGACCATCGTGGGCGAGCCGCTGGAGGTGCATCGCCTCGCTCGGCGAGGCGAGCGGGCCCGCCGCGTGGCCGAACTGCTGGAGCGCGTGGGGCTGTGGTCCGGCGCGGCGGAGCGCTTCCCGCACGAGTTCTCTGGCGGGCAGAAGCAGCGCATCGCCATCGCCCGTGCCCTGGCGCTCAACCCGCGCCTGCTGGTGCTGGATGAGCCCACCAGCGCGCTGGATGTGTCGGTGCAGGCGCAGATTCTCAACCTGCTGGCCGACCTGCGCCGCGACCTTGGGCTGGCGTACCTCTTCATCAGCCACAACCTGGCGGTGGTGGACCATCTGTGCGACCGCATCGCGGTGATGCGGCAGGGCCGGATCGTCGAAATCGGTCCGCGCGAGCAGGTGATCGACTCGCCCCGGCACGAGTACACGCGGGCACTGCTTGCCGCCGTACCCGTGCCGGACCCGAGGCGGCGGATGGCTTTGGCATGA
- a CDS encoding thymidylate synthase: protein MRQYLDLLRDILDHGVEKHDRTGTGTFSLFGRQMRFDLRRGFPLLTTKKLHVRSIIYELLWFLRGSTNARWLNERGVTIWDEWADPATGELGPVYGHQWRSWPAPTPDDPNRTIDQISMVVERIKRDPDSRRLIVSAWNVAEIERMKLPPCHVLFQFYVTPPRDAERRGTLSCQLYQRSADVFLGVPFNIASYALLTMMVAQVCDLEPGEFIHTFGDVHLYANHVEQARQQLTRTPGALPRMKLNAARRSIFDFEYEDFELLDYRPQPAIRAPVAV, encoded by the coding sequence ATGCGTCAGTATCTCGACCTGCTCCGCGACATTCTCGACCACGGCGTGGAGAAGCACGACCGCACAGGCACGGGCACGTTCTCGCTGTTCGGGCGGCAGATGCGGTTCGACTTGCGCCGGGGCTTTCCGCTGCTCACCACCAAGAAGCTGCACGTCCGCTCGATCATCTACGAGCTGCTCTGGTTCCTGCGGGGGAGCACCAACGCGCGCTGGCTCAACGAGCGCGGCGTGACCATCTGGGACGAGTGGGCCGACCCTGCCACGGGCGAACTCGGTCCGGTGTACGGCCACCAGTGGCGCTCGTGGCCCGCGCCGACGCCGGATGATCCCAACCGAACGATCGACCAGATCAGCATGGTGGTGGAGCGGATCAAGCGCGACCCGGACTCGCGGCGGCTGATCGTGAGCGCGTGGAACGTGGCGGAGATCGAGCGAATGAAACTGCCGCCCTGTCACGTGCTGTTTCAGTTCTACGTAACGCCGCCACGTGACGCGGAGCGTCGCGGCACGCTCTCCTGCCAGCTCTACCAGCGCAGCGCGGACGTGTTCCTCGGCGTGCCCTTCAACATCGCGTCGTACGCCCTGCTCACGATGATGGTGGCCCAGGTGTGCGACCTGGAGCCGGGGGAGTTCATCCACACGTTCGGCGACGTGCATCTCTACGCCAACCACGTGGAGCAGGCCCGTCAGCAACTGACCCGCACGCCGGGAGCGCTGCCGCGCATGAAACTCAACGCCGCCCGTCGGTCGATCTTCGACTTCGAGTACGAGGACTTCGAACTGCTGGACTACCGCCCGCAGCCGGCGATCCGGGCGC